Within the Miscanthus floridulus cultivar M001 chromosome 2, ASM1932011v1, whole genome shotgun sequence genome, the region ATAAGTTATATGCGTTGATTTATTCTAAAGATTTTAGGAAGATTTACGTATTGAATACCATGTGAAATCAAAATTGTGACCGAGCAATACTGCAAAAACAAGGAATAGTACTCTAAGAATCTTCAAATAGGGAGGCCAATGCTTAGCAGCCTGGAAACATGAGAGTGGACACGTTCCGAGAACATCGTTCTGATTCGTAGAATAAGAACACGATGGAACATCGTTCCGAACACTGGTGGAGCGTGATCCACACCATGGGAATGACTACCCACTTGGGACGCTTGCTACCGTTGCCGCATCGTGGAGGCGTGGAATGACGATTGGCCTGGATTTTGCATGGGTGTGTTTTAGCCTTTTTGTTCCAATGGATAGTCACAAGTTGTTGATGAAAATCTGAGGCCCAAAATTCAATAAATGGAAGAAACAACGTACCACGTATCGCCctcattcgcttcgctgaaaaagacggattaccATAGAAGCGAACAGCTCCATCGCGTCCAGTACCACGACGCCCAACCTTCCGGGATCTTGGTTGCAGTGATAGCAACAATCACTTTACTTATTGCGTGGCAGTAATTCGATTCACCGGCCCACACGATTACACAAACACAATAGTAGTCTCTACACACATGGTCTCGTGCCACTCCGCTCGTATACACGACTGCTTATTCATGTACCAGCTCGTACGTAGCACTCCTAGTAGCCTGGTGGTACCAATCGCTCAGATGGAGATGCTGTTGGGAATGCCCTTGGCGGTGAGCCCGGCGGCGGCGCCACTGTGGTCAGAGGTGTTGGGGTAGAGCAGCATGTAGGGGAACTCGGCGGGCCCGTTCCTGTTCTTCAGCTGCGTGTCGCGGTTCTCGCCTACCACCTTGCCCTCGATCTCCACCAGCGCGTCGCTGAACCGCTTGAACGCCGCCTGCGCTCTGGCGTCGGAGGTCCACTCGGGGGTGTCGCGCTGCCCGAGGTACACCTCGTCGGAGTAGTGCTTGGAAAGGATCTCGATGAGCGAGATGCCGATGATGGTCTGGATCTGGCTCGTGATGGTGTGGATGAAGCCGCGCTCCGGGTCGCGCTCCAGCTCCTCGTACTCCTTGCTGCCCGGCGCCGGCATCCGGCGCCGGCTCACCGTGGGCCGGTTCGGGAGGTACCCCGCGTACGGGTACTGGCCGAAGTTCACGGCGGCGTGCAGCGCCGACGCGATCCAGATGATGGTGGTGCAGGCGCTGGCGAGCTCCGACACGGCCTGCATCTCGGGCCACCACGGCGCGTCCTTGAGGTCGCCGTGCCCGACCTCGCGCACCTCCTTCCACCACGCCTGCAGCTCCTCGTCGCCCCGCAGCGCGGCGTCGTCGGGGTAGTAGATGGCCAGGTACTCGCCCACCCACTGCTCGATGGCGTGCCAGATCGCCAGCCCGTCGTTCGCGTACGGGTAGTCCTGGATCAGCAGCCGCACCTTGTAGGGGCTCGACGGGTCCGCCACCGCCACGCCCCGCTTGACGAGGTCGGCGGGGAGGCCCTGCTCCGTGAAGTTCCAGCTCTTGTACACCGCGGAGGACATGGCCAGCGCGTACTTGCCCGGGAACACGGTCATCTCGAAGATGCCGCCGCCGTTGATGAGCGTCTGCCGCGCCAGCGCGTTGATGGTCATGGTGTCGCGGAAGTGCGGGTGCAGGAGCTTGTGCACCGGGTGCGTCACGCTCAGCTGCCGGTTCGTCGCGATCACGAACGGCTCCATCACCGCGTGCGTGTTCAGCCTGCACGAGATCTCCGGTGGTTGATCAGGAAACGCATGCATTTCGCGGCAACGACTCAATGGTGATTAGATAATGAATGCCATTTTATAGGAGTAGTAGTTCATACCAGTGGCTGATCAGCTGGTGCCAGCCGGAGTCGTTAACGGCGACATAGGCCTTGGCGAGCTGCCACACCCAGGCCTCGACGCCTGTGGACGCCGGCGTGTAGACCTTGCTCTTGGCCTTGGTGAGGCCTCCGTCGATGTACGGCTCGCTGAGCTCGATGGCGAGCGGCGCGAGCCTGCTGTCGCCGCGCAGGAAGAAGAGCGTCCTGGTGGCGTAGATGAAGTTGCCCTCCAGGTTGTTGACGTCGATCAGGAACGGCATGAACCGGTCGTGGTGGTCCAGGATGTAGAGCCTGTTGCCGTCCAGCGCCTGCTGGACCGTGAGGCCCTCCAGGTTCTTCTCGATGTGCTCCGCCGTGATCGTGCTGGTGTGGTCGCCGTACTTGCTGGGATCGAGCGTGCTCTTCGGCGGGAACTCCTGTGATCGTGTTCGTCAGGCACGCATTCCATGCATTTCGTGTCGTTTTCGACCCACTTGTGTCTTGTGAAGCCACCATTAATTAACAGTTACGCATTTGGCACAGAGTGAGTGACTCACCGTGAGGCGCGTGATCACCATCGGGTTGACGCCGGCGAGCACCTCCCGCGCGAACTCCTCGTCGGTCCTCCACGCATTCTTGTCCTCTGTTCCGTGCAACGTACGCAAACAGTCAGTCAGTCCTTATTAGGAGCATCAATCACTTTGTGAGCACATGCATGCAGACAGCCGTGCCTTTGATGATCTCCGGGATGGGGAGCTTGAGCAGGTAGTCGCCGCCGGCGGGGAGGAGGTCCTTGACGAGCTGGAGCGGGAAGAGCTTGCGCATGTCCTCGAGCGCCTGGATCTTGGGCAGCTTGATCCCGCCCTCGTACAGGTTGATGATGTCCTGGAAGGAGTCGAACTCGCCGGGGCTGGTGTCCACGTACGTGCGCACCGCCGGGATGATCCCCTGCGTGATCGCCTTGATGGAGTAGCCCAGGAAGTCGGACATCTTGAGGTGGCCGAACCGCTCGTCCCGCGGCACGTAGATCTGCTCCACCAGCGACAGCCGGCTCTCCGAGTTGGGGTCTGCGGGTCAAGTCAACGCGCGTCAGCCAGTCAGTCAACTCTCCTGCAGCAAATGCAAATGTTTCGTCCGAGATCGAGGCGCACGGCGCACGCACCGGTGTTGGTGGGCTTGCGGCCCGTGCGGCAGCGGCGCGGGTAGGGGTGGTCGGCGGAGCCGCCGAGGACGGGGCGCGGGTTGCCGCCGTCAGGCTTGCCGAGGTCGTTGTAGACGTCGTAGCGGTACACGCGGTCGTGCTCCTGGTAGGGGCCCTGCTGGTCGTCGCCCCGGAGGTTGCGTAGCTCGTCGTCGCGGTAGGGCTTCAGCGCCGTCGGCATCTGGCTCGGCAGGTACGTCTGCGACGGCGTTTTTTTTTTCCGGCACACAAAAGACAAAAAGATCAACATGTTGACCGACTGACGGACGTTTAGAAAACAACCCAAGTTGATTGATCAAGACTCTACTCCTCTCTTATTAATTAAATAGTTAAGGACACATGTTAACCGCTGATTTGCTTGACTGACCATCGTGGTGACTTTTCTGTCATCTCGAAAGTAAACATGAGTGGATTGGCATCAATCTTTACTTTAACCTTTTCTTTAAAGTGAATTATTATCTCGGGGCGATGGCCGGCAACCAACCAGGTTAGTAGTTTGCTGCGAGTCACGTGAACTCACATGCCTCGCGCTCAGCGACCGTCAGAAGATTTCAGAAGATCATTCTAGCTCTATAGATTCTTCACCTACCGTGGCAGTTAGTACCACTTCAATGAATTTTCTTCACCATACCCATGTCCTTCTCCGACCTACTGTACTGTACGCCAATCGACGACATGGCGGCTACATTTTCTTAAAACAACTACTAGTAGAAAAAAGAAATGTATACACTTGATATAATCATATAAACATATATGAACCGATTGAGAAAGACTTGAACAGCAGCAGATGCGGCCGCCAGGAATGTCAATGGCGTCGCGGCGATCGACTTACATCGTTGGAGAAGAAGACGCGGTTGTAGCGGTACTTGCCCACAGGGTACACCCATGAGTTGGCGACGAAGGTGATGGTGCCGCTGCCGGGGACGTCGTCGAGCGTGATGGTCTTGAGGAAGAACTCGGCGGTGTGGTGGTTCTTGATGATGACCGCCCCCGGCACGCCCAGCTTCTCCACCTCCCAGTTGAACGTCACGCCGAACTTGGACTCGCCGGTCGTCCGCGACGGCAGGCTCGTCAGCCACTGCTCCAGGTTCGCCTCCGCCCCGACCCGCCCGCGGTTGCCGTTGTCTGCACAGAGCAAAAGCACGCGCGGTGGCGGCCCATGTGGGCGATGATGAGTCGATCGATATGGTTCGTATACGCGTCGGGCATGCATGCACGCGCGCGCGCCGAGATACATGGTCCATAGTGCTACAGTaataagactatctccaacgacGTCATCCAAAATAAAATACGAGACTATTTTCATATTTGGGTAAAGCTACAGGTAAAGGATTCGATATTTATTTTGGTTTTCTCCAACAATAGGACCCAAGAGAGAACACTTTCTACAAATAAGTCTTTAGGAAAGAGCATACTCGTATTTGAATTGTGCCTCTATTGTAACCTAAAATAAATCTCACATATAAATATTCTATTGGAGACTAATACAGTATCATCCACCGCACGTTTTAGGTATGGATCTCCACGCGAGTCATCCATTGAAGACAGACTCAATCATTGATAAAAGAATCTACTCTGTTCAAAGTAGGAATCATCGTCTCTGAACTCTTGTTACTACTGTGTTCTTTTCTACTTTGCTAGCCAGCATCTGGTGCTCTGCACCTTCGCTGTCTTTTTCTCGGTGTCTCTCTCTGGATTCTTTTTTCGTTCTTTCTTTCCATGTTCCCTTAAAAAAAGATGACCGAGGGGCGAGGACCGAGGCAAGGTAGCCGAAGCAGCATATAGCCGCCCAAACAGTATGCTTGGTGCTTGCTTGCTTTGTATGCGGGGGGAAAATGCATGCACAAAAGGTAAAAGTACCCGAGACTCCGATCGAGAACTAGCTAGCTAGAGCCTAGAGAGAACGATCAAGGGAAGGAGAGATCAGAGAGGGTGCCGGCGCCGGCGGTACTCAAATACTCAATACTCACTGGCGTCGACGAGGGTGGAGCTGATGAGCTGGCAGGTGACCCCCTTGCCGAGGAACTCGCTGATGCTGTCGATGACAGTGGCGCCGAAGTCGTTGAGGTCGAGCACGTTCTTGCGCATGAGCACCACCGTGCCCTTGAGCCGCGCCTGCTTGTTCGCCCCCGTCAGCCCGTCGATGATCCCGCTCAGCATCTTCACCACCCGCTCCAACTAGCTGCTCCTGCTGCCGGCTGCCGCCTTGTGCTTTTGCAGTGGTGTTTGGTGACTGTGAGGCTGTGGGAGGCCGAGCCCGAGCCGGGGGATTTATAGCGAGCGAGAACGCGAGAGGCGAGAGCTGGAACGGAACGGGGCGCGACGCGAGCACCCTGCACCGATTGTCGATCGACTACGGCTGCGTGACGTGCCCGTGTGCGTCTGGCGCTGCAAGGACTACTGGTGGGTAGCAGTTGGCTACCGTGTGTGTTAGAGCGTAATTAATGCGGTTTGATTATTGGGCCAGACGGACGTGAATGGTGAATGGTGCAGGATGCACCTGCGTGTACCTGTGCCCGTCGGCCTCTTCCGCAGCGTCGCTTCGTCCCGCCGCGTAGCATGTAGCAACGCCGGCCGCCGCGGCTCTTAATTGGCTGGCCGTACGTATCGGGCCACCGGCCCCGACGGCGACGTGCCAGCACCGACTTGTGTTGCGCGTGTCATCATAGTACAAAATTACGAACGATTACGGTCGGTGTTCGCGAGACCGGCTCGCGCGCGGTCGCGCCGGCCGGCAGCGGCAGACCGTGTGCGTGCCGCGCGAGACGGCAAAAGGCGCGGCCGCTCTCCTACGCGCCGGTTGAGGCATGCCGAGCGCGCGAAGCGGGCGTACCGGTGCCACTGGTAATTCGACCTTGGGCGCGTGAAGTTGTGACTTTGTGAGGGGTCGGTTCGACGATGCAGGGACACAGCGAGCCGCGGGGCTCGATTCGTCCTTTCAGCAAGCCTGTTTTTCAGAGAGACGGCAAAAGCTTTACCGTGaattattatatattttttaatgaagaaaataaaaaatacaaGTTTTGTTCTAGTTTTTTTTAAGATCAGGCAAAAAACCACCGACTGAGATAGTGCACCACTCACCCCTGACCAACTCAACATGCTTAAACTTGAGTCAACTTGGTCGAAAATAACCCAACTAGCAACTCGACAAAGCTAATGACTAGCTAACCACTAAGCAACTAAGAACAACTCCAACTGAGAAGCCAACTAGCAAAAACAACTTGAGCACCGAATACCATCACCTACCTTTGGAGAAGCGTCATGACAGACGACAAGAGAACAACAACGGAAACTAAATAGACCAGCAAAGCCTCCAAGAAGGAGCATCGACAAGCTAGCCCAACAAGAGAAGGTTTTCACCTGCAAACTCCAGCACAATAGAGGAGGATGCAAAAAAGGACGCCTCCAAAAAGGGAACGACGTCTGCAGTCGTCGTCGTCCAAGCCTTCGCCCTGACCTCAAGCAACCTCTACACCGCCGCCGCTAGAGACCCAGAGGTAGCCTGTCAGGAGGAAAAACGTCGGAAAGACACGGGGCATCCCCACCAAACCCCTAACGGCACTACACGCCCTGCGGGTGTCCCCGCCGCACGTGCAGGCACAGGAAGGTGCCCTCAACCCTACCAAGAAGGCAGGATGCGACGAGGATCAGCAGCAGCCCCGCCCGATCACCGCCCCTACGTACGTCGGCCAGTAGAGGTGCCGGGAGAATCCCGTCGGAGCAACTGCACCTCCTCCCGCCCCGCGCAGAGCTGGCAAAGCCAGCCAACAACAAGCAAATCCGGCCCGCTCCGCCACGTAAATCAGCCCAAGTAAGGAGGAAGGCAGATGGCAAAGAGGAAAGGCCCGAAAACAGAAGATGCCCTAGTCGTCCAGCCCAAAAACGTCCCGACACCCGCCAAACAGACCCTACATCAACCCACACCGCGCAGGGCCTCCAGTAGCCCCCGCGCTGAAATGTCGCCGTCTACACGCCGGCTCCTCGCCCCTCTGTAGATCTGAGCCAAACCATAGCAAAGGCACCGGATCCGGGCAAGAGGACGCCGGATCCAGCAAAGGGAGCGCCTGCTCTGATCATGGAAGCCAAATCAGGCCACCGCCGTCGCATCCCGCAGAAGGGAGCCGCAGTCGTTGCCAAAGAGAGGTGCTATCGCGCACCA harbors:
- the LOC136520081 gene encoding putative linoleate 9S-lipoxygenase 3 produces the protein MLSGIIDGLTGANKQARLKGTVVLMRKNVLDLNDFGATVIDSISEFLGKGVTCQLISSTLVDANNGNRGRVGAEANLEQWLTSLPSRTTGESKFGVTFNWEVEKLGVPGAVIIKNHHTAEFFLKTITLDDVPGSGTITFVANSWVYPVGKYRYNRVFFSNDTYLPSQMPTALKPYRDDELRNLRGDDQQGPYQEHDRVYRYDVYNDLGKPDGGNPRPVLGGSADHPYPRRCRTGRKPTNTDPNSESRLSLVEQIYVPRDERFGHLKMSDFLGYSIKAITQGIIPAVRTYVDTSPGEFDSFQDIINLYEGGIKLPKIQALEDMRKLFPLQLVKDLLPAGGDYLLKLPIPEIIKEDKNAWRTDEEFAREVLAGVNPMVITRLTEFPPKSTLDPSKYGDHTSTITAEHIEKNLEGLTVQQALDGNRLYILDHHDRFMPFLIDVNNLEGNFIYATRTLFFLRGDSRLAPLAIELSEPYIDGGLTKAKSKVYTPASTGVEAWVWQLAKAYVAVNDSGWHQLISHWLNTHAVMEPFVIATNRQLSVTHPVHKLLHPHFRDTMTINALARQTLINGGGIFEMTVFPGKYALAMSSAVYKSWNFTEQGLPADLVKRGVAVADPSSPYKVRLLIQDYPYANDGLAIWHAIEQWVGEYLAIYYPDDAALRGDEELQAWWKEVREVGHGDLKDAPWWPEMQAVSELASACTTIIWIASALHAAVNFGQYPYAGYLPNRPTVSRRRMPAPGSKEYEELERDPERGFIHTITSQIQTIIGISLIEILSKHYSDEVYLGQRDTPEWTSDARAQAAFKRFSDALVEIEGKVVGENRDTQLKNRNGPAEFPYMLLYPNTSDHSGAAAGLTAKGIPNSISI